The genomic window CCCTGCCGTCCTGGTGGCCGTACGACGGCAAGAACGACGTCCTGCTGAGCAGGGGTGACCGCTACCGGTGGCGGGATGAGGGCTGGTGGTGGCCCACCGTCATCGCGGTTCTCGCCGTCCTGGTGGTTCTCGCCCTCTGGTGGCTGCTCGCCCAACTGCGCCGTGGCCGCCTCGCCGAGATCCTGGTGGACAGCGGCGACGGCGAGGGCGCGCTGCTGCGCGGCAAGGCGCTGGAAGGCGTCCTGGGCGGTGAGGCGGCCTCGCTGGACGGGGTGTCGGACGCCAAGGTGACGCTGGCCGGCCGGCGAACCGCCCCGCAGGCCCGGCTGCGGGTGCTGCTGGAGCCGCACGCCGCCCCCGGGCCGACACTGCGGGAGATCTCCGAGGGGGCCCTCGCTCACGCCCGGGCCTCGGCCGGCCTCGACGAACTCCCGGCCGAGGTCCGGCTCAAGGCCGTCAAGCACCGTGCGGAGCGGGTCAACTGACGCGCCGCCGACGCGTGACCGGCAGTGGCCGGGCCCGCGCGGAGTCCGGGCGGCTCGCGTCAGAAGCCGTGGCGGGCGCCGCCGTCGACCGGCACCATGATGCCCGTCAGGTAGGAGGCGGCGGGCGAGAGGAGGAAGGCCGAGGTCGTGCCGAACTCCTCCGGAGTGCCGTAGCGGCGCAGCGGGATGCGCGCCTCGTTGGCCGTGCGGGCGGCCTCCGCGTCGCCCGACAGGGCGTCGAGCTCGCGCACCCGGTCCGTGTCGATCCGGGACGGCAGCACACCGAAGACCCGGATGCCGCGCGGACCCAGCTCGTCGGCCAGGGACTTGGCGAAGCCGGCGAGGCCGGGGCGCAGTCCGTTCGAGATGGTCAGGCCGGCGATCGGCTCGTGCACCGATCCGGACAGGACGAAGCCGATGACGCCGCCCTCGCCGAGCGCCTCGGCCGCGGTGCGCGCCAGCCGTACGGCGCCGAGGAAGACGGACTCGAAGGCGGTCTGCCACTGGTCGTCCGTGTTGTCGGCGACGAAGCCGGGCGCGGGTCCGCCGACGCTGATGAGGATGCCGTCCAGCCTGCCGAAGCGTTCCTTCGCGGTGTCCACCAGGCGCCGTGCCGCGTCCGGTTCGGCGTTGTCGGCGACGGCCCCGACCACCTCGGGGCCGATTGCGGCAGCCGCCTCGGCGACGCTCTTCTCCTCCCGGCCGGAGATGACCACCTTCGCGCCGTCGGCGGCCAGCGCCCGTGCCGTGGCGTTGCCCAGCCCGCGTGTCGCGCCGGTGACGATGTAGACACGGTCCTTCAGTCCAAGATCCATGCCCCTATCCTGCCGCGTCATCGCGCGCGAGGTCGACCGCGCTGTTCACCAGGCCGATGTGGCTGAAGGCCTGCGGGTAGTTGCCGAGCTGCCGTCCCGCCACCGGGTCGTACTCCTCGGCCAGCAGCCCCACGTCGTTGCGCAGTTCGAGCAGCCGCTCGAAGAGGACCTCGCCCTCCTGCCGGCGTCCCGTCCGGACCAGGGCGTCGACCAGCCAGAACGAACAGGCGAGGAACGCCCCCTCGTCGCCCGGAAGTCCGTCCACCGACCCGCCCCGGGTGCTGTAGCGGCGGATCAGACCGTCGTGGGCGAGCTCGTCCCGCACCGCGTCGACCGTCCCGGTCACCCGCGGGTCGTCGGGCGGCAGGAAGCCCGCGCGCACGATGAGCAGGGTCGCGGCGTCCAGCTCCTGGGAGCCGTAGGACTGCGTGAAGGTGTTGCGCACGGGGTCGTAGCCCTTCTCGCAGACCTCCGCGTGCACGGCGTCCCGCATCGCGCGCCAGCGGTCGGCGTCGCCGGGCAGTTCCGGGTTCTCCTCCAGGGTCCGCACCGCGCGGTCGGCCGCGACCCACGCCATCACCTTGGAGTGCACGAAATGGCGGCGTTGCCCGCGGACCTCCCACAGGCCCTCGTCCGGCTCGCGCCAGGTGGACTCCAGGAAGCCCAGCAGGCTGAGCTGCAGGTTCCAGGCGTGCGACTTGTTGTCGAGCCCGGCCTCGCGGGCCACCCTGAGCGAGTCGATGACCTCGCCGTAGACGTCGAGCTGCCTCTGCCGCACGGCCGCGTTCCCCGCGCGGACCGGCTGCGATCCCTCGTAACCGGCCAGCCAGGGCAGCTCCGTCTCGGGGAGCCTGCGCTCGCCCGCGAGTCCGTACATGATCTGCAGGTCCGCCGGGTCACCGGCGACGGCCCGCAGCAGCCAGTCCCGCCAGGCCGCCGCCTCCTCCACGTATCCGCACGCGATCATGGCGCCGAGGGTGAGGGTGGAGTCCCGCAGCCAGCAGAAGCGGTAGTCCCAGTTGCGTACGCCGCCGATCTCCTCCGGCAGCGAGGTGGTGAGGGCCGCCACGATCCCGCCGGTCGGCGCGTAGGTGAGCGCTTTGAGGGTGATCAGCGAGCGGAGTACTGCCTTCCGGTGCGGGCCCCGGTACGTGCACCGGGCCGCCCACTTCGCCCAGTCCGCAAGCGTGTGCTTCAGGGCCTTGTGAGGATCGATCAACTTGGGGCGGGGGGAGTGCGAGGGGTGCCACGTCAGGACGAACGCCACGGACTCGCCCTCGGAGACCGTGAAGGACGAGCAGGTGCTGAACTGCTGCCCCCAGGTCTTGACCGGCGGCTCGCTGCGCAGCCAGACCGAGTCCGGGCCGGCCACGGCCACCCGGTGGCCGTGCGAGCGCCGCATCCACGGCACGACGGAGCCGAAGTCGAACCGCAGGCGCAGGACGGAGCTCATGTCGACGCTGCCGCTGACGCCCTCGACGATGCGCATGACGTCGGGCGCCTTGTCGCGCTGGGGCATGAAATCGATGACCTTGACGGTCCCGGTCCTCGTCTCCCAGTAGGTCTCGAGGACCAGCGAGTCGTCCACGTAGGCCCGCCGGGTGCACGTCTCGCTGCTGTCCGTGCCCTGCGGGGCGATCCGCCAGTGGCCGTTGTCCTCGTCGCCGAGCAGCGCCGCGAAGCAGGCGCCAGAGTCGAAGCGGGGCAGGCACAGCCAGTCGACAGAACCGTTCCTGCCCACCAGGGCGGCCGTCTGGAGATCGCCGACGACGGCGTAGTCCTCGATGCGTGGAGTCACGCTCTGGCGTCTTCCCGAACCTGGGCTTCGTTAAGCAGCGAAACCGGTGTGAACAGGCAGGGGATGGTGCCGGTCAGGCGGTCGCGGGCTCCGGCTGCTCCGCGGCCTCGCGGTCCCCGGCGGCCCGGGCGAGGTCGCGCTTCTCACGGCGCACGAGGATGACCCAGCCGACGGGGACCCCCGCGGCGAAGAGCCACCACTGGACGGCGTACGCCATGTGAGGGCCGATGGAACCGTCGTCCGGAGCCGCGATCACCTCGGGGCTGCCGTCGGCGGGCGCCGGAGCGGTCAGCTCCAGATAACCGCCGAGGACCGGACGGCCGAGGAGGTCCGCCTGCTGGGCGCTGTTGATCAGCATCACCTGGCGGTCCGGCAGACCCTTCAGGTCCTTGATCCCGCTCGTGCCCGTCGTCTCGTCCGCCTTGAGCCGCCCGGTGACGGTGACCTCGCCGCGCGGCGGAGCCGGGACCTCGGGGAACGCCCGCTGGTCGGTCGCCGCCTCGACCCAGCCGCGGTTGACCAGGACGGTGCCACCGCCCTTCAGGTCGAACGGGGTCAGCACCAGGACGCCGATCCGCTCGTCCTGCGAGGTACGCCGCCGCACGACGACCTCGTGCCGGGTGTCGAACGTCCCCGTGGCCGTCACCGCACGCCAGTAGTCGGAGCGGGGAACCGTGTGTCCGGGTGCGGTCAGGCGGTCGACGGGGACCGGGTCCAACTCGAGGTTCCGGGAGATCAGCGCGTTCTGCGCGACCCGGTGTTCATGCCGGTGCAGCTGCCAGAAACCGAGCTCGATCATCGTGGGAATCATGGCGAGGACGATGAGGGTGACGATCACCCACTGCCGGGTCAACAGGAAGCGGTACACCCCATGACCGTACAGCCGGGGCCATGGGGTGCGGCACGGAGGGGTCCCCGTGCGGACGGGGCGGCCCGTCATACTTTGTCCACGATGCCCGCCCTTCCCTCGGCCCGGGCGCAGTGACCGCCGCAGTACCAGTGGCCGTCGACCTCGACGCCCTGGCCGATGACCTGGACCCGGCAGTGCTCGCAGATGGGCGCCATGCGGTGGATGGCGCAGGAGAAGCAGTCGAAGACGTGCACCGCGCCCTGCGCGTGCACCTCGAAGGACATCCCGTAGTCGTTTCCGCAGACCTCACAACGTGCCATGCGCCACAGGGTGGGACGCCGCGGGGCGGCGGGCGAGCCGATGCGGGGCGAGTCGCCCCCGGTTCACTCCGATGACGGTGACGGCTTCGGCACGGCGACCGTCGCGGCCGGGGCCACATCCCTCAGGAGATGGGTGAAGGCGCTCTCCTCCAGGACAGGCGTGCCGAAGGACCTGGCCTTCACCGTCTTGGACGTCGCCGAGTCCGGGTCGTTGGTGACGAGCAGGCTCGTCAGCCGCGACACGCTGGTCGCCACGTGCAGGCCCGCCTCGACGGCGCGGTCCTCCAGGAGCTCCCGGTCGACGGAGGTGTCGCCGGAGAACGCCACACGCATGCCCTGCATGAGCGGTTTGTCCGGCTCGTAGCGCCCCGGGTTGGGATAGGGGCACGCGGG from Streptomyces sp. NBC_01341 includes these protein-coding regions:
- the amaP gene encoding alkaline shock response membrane anchor protein AmaP, whose product is MIGKCNRILTGLAGLVLLVVGGGVLVAGLGLSLPSWWPYDGKNDVLLSRGDRYRWRDEGWWWPTVIAVLAVLVVLALWWLLAQLRRGRLAEILVDSGDGEGALLRGKALEGVLGGEAASLDGVSDAKVTLAGRRTAPQARLRVLLEPHAAPGPTLREISEGALAHARASAGLDELPAEVRLKAVKHRAERVN
- a CDS encoding SDR family oxidoreductase; this translates as MDLGLKDRVYIVTGATRGLGNATARALAADGAKVVISGREEKSVAEAAAAIGPEVVGAVADNAEPDAARRLVDTAKERFGRLDGILISVGGPAPGFVADNTDDQWQTAFESVFLGAVRLARTAAEALGEGGVIGFVLSGSVHEPIAGLTISNGLRPGLAGFAKSLADELGPRGIRVFGVLPSRIDTDRVRELDALSGDAEAARTANEARIPLRRYGTPEEFGTTSAFLLSPAASYLTGIMVPVDGGARHGF
- a CDS encoding glycoside hydrolase family 15 protein, which gives rise to MTPRIEDYAVVGDLQTAALVGRNGSVDWLCLPRFDSGACFAALLGDEDNGHWRIAPQGTDSSETCTRRAYVDDSLVLETYWETRTGTVKVIDFMPQRDKAPDVMRIVEGVSGSVDMSSVLRLRFDFGSVVPWMRRSHGHRVAVAGPDSVWLRSEPPVKTWGQQFSTCSSFTVSEGESVAFVLTWHPSHSPRPKLIDPHKALKHTLADWAKWAARCTYRGPHRKAVLRSLITLKALTYAPTGGIVAALTTSLPEEIGGVRNWDYRFCWLRDSTLTLGAMIACGYVEEAAAWRDWLLRAVAGDPADLQIMYGLAGERRLPETELPWLAGYEGSQPVRAGNAAVRQRQLDVYGEVIDSLRVAREAGLDNKSHAWNLQLSLLGFLESTWREPDEGLWEVRGQRRHFVHSKVMAWVAADRAVRTLEENPELPGDADRWRAMRDAVHAEVCEKGYDPVRNTFTQSYGSQELDAATLLIVRAGFLPPDDPRVTGTVDAVRDELAHDGLIRRYSTRGGSVDGLPGDEGAFLACSFWLVDALVRTGRRQEGEVLFERLLELRNDVGLLAEEYDPVAGRQLGNYPQAFSHIGLVNSAVDLARDDAAG
- a CDS encoding SURF1 family cytochrome oxidase biogenesis protein encodes the protein MYRFLLTRQWVIVTLIVLAMIPTMIELGFWQLHRHEHRVAQNALISRNLELDPVPVDRLTAPGHTVPRSDYWRAVTATGTFDTRHEVVVRRRTSQDERIGVLVLTPFDLKGGGTVLVNRGWVEAATDQRAFPEVPAPPRGEVTVTGRLKADETTGTSGIKDLKGLPDRQVMLINSAQQADLLGRPVLGGYLELTAPAPADGSPEVIAAPDDGSIGPHMAYAVQWWLFAAGVPVGWVILVRREKRDLARAAGDREAAEQPEPATA